Proteins encoded together in one Acipenser ruthenus chromosome 22, fAciRut3.2 maternal haplotype, whole genome shotgun sequence window:
- the LOC117431469 gene encoding cytochrome b-c1 complex subunit 2, mitochondrial isoform X1 produces MKGMRNISYLSRRLYAVKSNPPLSEPLSGFKAPPCASRPPQDVHITKLPNGLVIASLENYSPSSKIGLFVRAGSRYENVGNLGVTHLLRLAANLTTKGASAFRITRGVEAVGGGLSVTSTKENMVYSVECMRDYVDTVMEYLINVTTAPEFRHWEVADLTPRINVDKALAFQNPQISVLENLHTAAYKSALCNALYCPDYMVGKITSEQLHAFVQNNFTSARMALVGLGVDHAVLKQVGEHFLNIRSGQGAAGAKTVYRGGEVREQNADSLVHAAVVAEGAAAGSAEANAFAVLQHMLGAGPYIKRGTNVTSKLSQGVAKATTQPFDTTAFNVSYSDSGLFGFYTISQAGVAGDVIKAAMAQIKAVAQGGVTAADVTRAKNQLKARYLMSMESTDGLLDEIGAQALASGTCVQPESAAQKIDSVSANDIVNAAKKFVAGKKSMAASGNLGNTPFVDEL; encoded by the exons ATGAAAGGGATGCGGAACATTAGTTACCTCTCT AGACGGTTATATGCAGTCAAGAGCAATCCTCCTTTGAGTGAACCGCTCAGTGGCTTCAAGGCCCCTCCTTGTGCAAGCCGTCCTCCGCAAGATGTCCAc ATCACCAAGCTGCCCAATGGGCTGGTTATTGCCTCCTTGGAGAACTACTCTCCTTCCTCCAAGATCGGTCTGTTTGTGAGGGCAGGCAGCAGGTACGAGAATGTGGGCAACCTCGGAGTCACCCATCTCCTCCGACTTGCGGCAAACCTG ACTACAAAAGGAGCTTCTGCATTTAGGATCACTCGAGGTGTTGAAGCTGTTGGTGGTGGTCTGAG tgtgaCGTCTACCAAAGAGAATATGGTTTACTCTGTGGAATGCATGCGTGACTATGT tGACACAGTAATGGAGTACCTGATCAATGTAACCACTGCACCTGAATTCAGGCATTGGGAGGTGGCTGACCTCACACCCAGGATAAATGTGGACAAAGCGCTTGCTTTCCAGAACCCTCAGATAA GTGTTCTTGAAAATCTGCACACTGCAGCCTATAAAAGTGCCCTCTGCAACGCACTCTACTGTCCAGATTATATGGTTGGCAAGATCACTTCAGAGCAG ctgCATGCGTTTGTCCAAAACAATTTTACAAGTGCAAGAATGGCATTGGTTGGACTAG GGGTTGACCATGCTGTTCTGAAGCAAGTGGGAGAGCACTTTCTCAATATCAGGAGTGGACAGGGTGCTGCTGGAGCCAAGACAGTCTATCGCGGGG GTGAGGTCAGAGAGCAGAATGCAGACAGCCTAGTCCACGCTGCTGTGGTAGCTGAGGGGGCAGCAGCAGGAAGTGCTGAGGCCAACGCGTTTGCTGTCCTTCAGCACATGCTGGGGGCTGGGCCTTACATCAAGAGGGGAACCAACGTGACGAGCAAGCTCAGCCAGGGAGTAGCCAAGGCCACAACCCAGCCATTTGAC ACCACAGCATTCAACGTGAGTTACTCTGATTCTGGGCTGTTTGGTTTTTACACGATTTCCCAGGCGGGTGTAGCTGGTGAT gTCATCAAGGCAGCTATGGCCCAGATTAAAGCAGTTGCACAgggaggtgtcactgcagctgaTGTGACAAGAGCAAA GAACCAGCTGAAGGCTAGATATCTGATGTCGATGGAAAGCACTGATGGGTTGTTGGATGAGATTGGTGCCCAAGCGCTTGCAAGTGGCACTTGTGTACAGCCAGAGTCTGCAGCCCAGAAAATTGATTCTGTGTCTGCGAATGATATTGTAAAT gcTGCCAAGAAGTTTGTTGCTGGCAAGAAGTCTATGGCAGCAAGTGGGAACTTGGGAAACACTCCCTTTGTGGATGAATTATAA
- the LOC117431469 gene encoding cytochrome b-c1 complex subunit 2, mitochondrial isoform X2: MKGMRNISYLSRRLYSAQAAPKFEAVAAAERVRLPAQDPQITKLPNGLVIASLENYSPSSKIGLFVRAGSRYENVGNLGVTHLLRLAANLTTKGASAFRITRGVEAVGGGLSVTSTKENMVYSVECMRDYVDTVMEYLINVTTAPEFRHWEVADLTPRINVDKALAFQNPQISVLENLHTAAYKSALCNALYCPDYMVGKITSEQLHAFVQNNFTSARMALVGLGVDHAVLKQVGEHFLNIRSGQGAAGAKTVYRGGEVREQNADSLVHAAVVAEGAAAGSAEANAFAVLQHMLGAGPYIKRGTNVTSKLSQGVAKATTQPFDTTAFNVSYSDSGLFGFYTISQAGVAGDVIKAAMAQIKAVAQGGVTAADVTRAKNQLKARYLMSMESTDGLLDEIGAQALASGTCVQPESAAQKIDSVSANDIVNAAKKFVAGKKSMAASGNLGNTPFVDEL, translated from the exons ATGAAAGGGATGCGGAACATTAGTTACCTCTCT AGGAGGCTTTATTCAGCCCAAGCTGCCCCTAAGTTTGAAGCTGTGGCAGCTGCAGAGCGAGTAAGGCTTCCTGCGCAGGATCCCCAG ATCACCAAGCTGCCCAATGGGCTGGTTATTGCCTCCTTGGAGAACTACTCTCCTTCCTCCAAGATCGGTCTGTTTGTGAGGGCAGGCAGCAGGTACGAGAATGTGGGCAACCTCGGAGTCACCCATCTCCTCCGACTTGCGGCAAACCTG ACTACAAAAGGAGCTTCTGCATTTAGGATCACTCGAGGTGTTGAAGCTGTTGGTGGTGGTCTGAG tgtgaCGTCTACCAAAGAGAATATGGTTTACTCTGTGGAATGCATGCGTGACTATGT tGACACAGTAATGGAGTACCTGATCAATGTAACCACTGCACCTGAATTCAGGCATTGGGAGGTGGCTGACCTCACACCCAGGATAAATGTGGACAAAGCGCTTGCTTTCCAGAACCCTCAGATAA GTGTTCTTGAAAATCTGCACACTGCAGCCTATAAAAGTGCCCTCTGCAACGCACTCTACTGTCCAGATTATATGGTTGGCAAGATCACTTCAGAGCAG ctgCATGCGTTTGTCCAAAACAATTTTACAAGTGCAAGAATGGCATTGGTTGGACTAG GGGTTGACCATGCTGTTCTGAAGCAAGTGGGAGAGCACTTTCTCAATATCAGGAGTGGACAGGGTGCTGCTGGAGCCAAGACAGTCTATCGCGGGG GTGAGGTCAGAGAGCAGAATGCAGACAGCCTAGTCCACGCTGCTGTGGTAGCTGAGGGGGCAGCAGCAGGAAGTGCTGAGGCCAACGCGTTTGCTGTCCTTCAGCACATGCTGGGGGCTGGGCCTTACATCAAGAGGGGAACCAACGTGACGAGCAAGCTCAGCCAGGGAGTAGCCAAGGCCACAACCCAGCCATTTGAC ACCACAGCATTCAACGTGAGTTACTCTGATTCTGGGCTGTTTGGTTTTTACACGATTTCCCAGGCGGGTGTAGCTGGTGAT gTCATCAAGGCAGCTATGGCCCAGATTAAAGCAGTTGCACAgggaggtgtcactgcagctgaTGTGACAAGAGCAAA GAACCAGCTGAAGGCTAGATATCTGATGTCGATGGAAAGCACTGATGGGTTGTTGGATGAGATTGGTGCCCAAGCGCTTGCAAGTGGCACTTGTGTACAGCCAGAGTCTGCAGCCCAGAAAATTGATTCTGTGTCTGCGAATGATATTGTAAAT gcTGCCAAGAAGTTTGTTGCTGGCAAGAAGTCTATGGCAGCAAGTGGGAACTTGGGAAACACTCCCTTTGTGGATGAATTATAA
- the si:ch211-256e16.3 gene encoding kelch-like protein 5 isoform X3, producing MSLFHRSFAHPFQRKRGPGTWRHDCGFWNNVYKKIKKAITREKHQVTPLHYLDTTESALYKETADALDKCYGKMDPMAVAVSATTTIEPEEAGFPRGTLDSEDYVFVESRHCNKVLAGLNSLRLNNAFCDVILCCGGQEFPCHRIVLASFSSYFQAMFSTDLMESRQERVAINGVEPQMIGMLVSYAYTAEVVITKANVQALLAAANLLDIMAVREACCRFMERQMDEMNCVGIHCFAEAHSCGELEHRSMEFILQHFSTVCKQEEFLSLCADKLTEIIASDELNVPKEETVFEAVLLWLQKSAARKHVFEKVLEHIRLPLISPYYIHDVIESQSVIQESLQCQRLISEAKDYLLLQDRRGELFGPRTRPRRATGSTLYLAGGEFPDGSASREMWRYDPCFDSWLEMAPMNVARSELGLAMLDGFVFAVGGWEGHSRLDSVECYNPHTNSWQFVEPMKMAVTSPAVVALDGLLYVTGGAVLEDGDGMDLAQVYNPKACMWTEVAPMQIARSGSAACILKGKIYVIGGWHASTENTDKVECFNPKTNKWTMCATMKERRYRPGVAVVDGKIYVLGGEEGWDRYHDTIERYCDETDSWEIIGEMPTSRSWLSCVSLQVRKDSRSSHPGTDQEYPVD from the exons ATGTCTCTCTTTCATCGCAGTTTTGCCCATCCATTTCAGAGAAAGAGGGGTCCTGGGACATGGCGTCATGATTGTGGATTCTGGAATAACGTTTACAAGAAAATTAAGAAGGCAATAACCAGAGAAAAACACCAGGTAACCCCGCTACATTATTTAGACACTACGGAGAGTGCACTTTACAAAGAG ACTGCAGATGCCTTAGACAAGTGCTATGGGAAGATGGATCCGATggctgttgctgtttctgctaCCACCACCATCGAGCCAGAAGAAGCAGGGTTCCCACGGGGCACCCTGGACAGTGAGGACTATGTGTTTGTGGAGTCGAGGCACTGCAACAAAGTGCTGGCGGGTCTGAACAGCCTGAGGCTGAACAATGCCTTCTGTGACGTGATCCTGTGCTGCGGGGGCCAGGAGTTCCCCTGCCACCGGATAGTGCTGGCCTCTTTCAGCTCCTACTTCCAGGCCATGTTCTCCACGGACCTCATGGAGTCCAGGCAGGAGAGGGTGGCCATCAACGGGGTGGAGCCCCAGATGATCGGCATGCTGGTGAGCTACGCCTACACTGCCGAGGTGGTCATCACCAAGGCCAACGTCCAAGCGCTACTGGCTGCCGCCAACCTGCTGGACATCATGGCAGTGCGGGAGGCCTGCTGCAGGTTCATGGAGCGGCAGATGGACGAGATGAACTGCGTGGGGATCCACTGCTTTGCAGAGGCGCACTCCTGCGGGGAGCTGGAGCACCGGAGCATGGAGTTCATCCTACAGCACTTCAGCACGGTATGCAAGCAGGAGGAGTTCTTGTCTCTGTGCGCGGATAAGCTGACCGAGATAATCGCCAGCGACGAGCTCAACGTGCCCAAGGAGGAGACGGTGTTCGAGGCCGTCCTCCTGTGGCTGCAGAAGAGCGCCGCCCGCAAGCATGTCTTTGAAAAG GTGTTGGAGCATATCCGCTTGCCTTTAATCAGCCCCTATTACATCCACGATGTCATTGAGTCGCAGTCCGTCATTCAGGAGTCCCTTCAGTGCCAAAGGCTCATCTCGGAGGCAAAGGATTACCTGCTGCTTCAGGATCGCCGAGGAGAGCTCTTCGGGCCTCGGACACGCCCCCGCAGGGCAACAG GGTCCACGCTGTACTTGGCTGGGGGGGAGTTTCCAGATGGCTCGGCCAGCAGGGAGATGTGGCGCTATGACCCCTGCTTTGACAGCTGGCTGGAGATGGCTCCCATGAACGTTGCACGCTCTGAGCTAG GGCTGGCAATGCTGGATGGGTTTGTGTTCGCTGTGGGTGGCTGGGAAGGCCATTCCAGGCTCGATTCTGTGGAGTGCTATAACCCCCACACCAACAGCTGGCAGTTCGTGGAGCCTATGAAGATGGCGGTGACGAGCCCGGCCGTGGTCGCACTGGACGGATTGTTATACGTAACAG GCGGTGCTGTTCTGGAAGACGGTGATGGAATGGATCTTGCACAAGTTTACAACCCCAAAGCCTGCATGTGGACTGAAGTGGCTCCCATGCAGATTGCACGATCAGGCTCCGCTGCCTGCATACTCAAGGGAAAGATTTACGTTATCg GTGGCTGGCACGCCTCAACAGAGAACACAGACAAGGTGGAGTGCTTCAACCCCAAGACGAACAAGTGGACGATGTGCGCCACCATGAAGGAACGTCGCTACCGGCCAGGCGTGGCTGTGGTGGATGGGAAAATCTACGTGCTGGGAGGGGAGGAAGGCTGGGACAG GTACCACGACACCATCGAGCGGTATTGCGACGAGACGGACAGCTGGGAGATCATCGGGGAGATGCCCACGAGCCGCAGCTGGCTGAGCTGTGTGTCGCTGCAGGTGAGGAAGGATTCCCGCAGCAGCCACCCGGGCACTGACCAGGAGTACCCCGTGGACTGA
- the si:ch211-256e16.3 gene encoding kelch-like protein diablo isoform X2, protein MSLFHRSFAHPFQRKRGPGTWRHDCGFWNNVYKKIKKAITREKHQTADALDKCYGKMDPMAVAVSATTTIEPEEAGFPRGTLDSEDYVFVESRHCNKVLAGLNSLRLNNAFCDVILCCGGQEFPCHRIVLASFSSYFQAMFSTDLMESRQERVAINGVEPQMIGMLVSYAYTAEVVITKANVQALLAAANLLDIMAVREACCRFMERQMDEMNCVGIHCFAEAHSCGELEHRSMEFILQHFSTVCKQEEFLSLCADKLTEIIASDELNVPKEETVFEAVLLWLQKSAARKHVFEKVLEHIRLPLISPYYIHDVIESQSVIQESLQCQRLISEAKDYLLLQDRRGELFGPRTRPRRATGTAAVIVTVGGEDDKVVLRSVESFDPITTQWKSLACLPFAVSKHGLVVSGSTLYLAGGEFPDGSASREMWRYDPCFDSWLEMAPMNVARSELGLAMLDGFVFAVGGWEGHSRLDSVECYNPHTNSWQFVEPMKMAVTSPAVVALDGLLYVTGGAVLEDGDGMDLAQVYNPKACMWTEVAPMQIARSGSAACILKGKIYVIGGWHASTENTDKVECFNPKTNKWTMCATMKERRYRPGVAVVDGKIYVLGGEEGWDRYHDTIERYCDETDSWEIIGEMPTSRSWLSCVSLQVRKDSRSSHPGTDQEYPVD, encoded by the exons ATGTCTCTCTTTCATCGCAGTTTTGCCCATCCATTTCAGAGAAAGAGGGGTCCTGGGACATGGCGTCATGATTGTGGATTCTGGAATAACGTTTACAAGAAAATTAAGAAGGCAATAACCAGAGAAAAACACCAG ACTGCAGATGCCTTAGACAAGTGCTATGGGAAGATGGATCCGATggctgttgctgtttctgctaCCACCACCATCGAGCCAGAAGAAGCAGGGTTCCCACGGGGCACCCTGGACAGTGAGGACTATGTGTTTGTGGAGTCGAGGCACTGCAACAAAGTGCTGGCGGGTCTGAACAGCCTGAGGCTGAACAATGCCTTCTGTGACGTGATCCTGTGCTGCGGGGGCCAGGAGTTCCCCTGCCACCGGATAGTGCTGGCCTCTTTCAGCTCCTACTTCCAGGCCATGTTCTCCACGGACCTCATGGAGTCCAGGCAGGAGAGGGTGGCCATCAACGGGGTGGAGCCCCAGATGATCGGCATGCTGGTGAGCTACGCCTACACTGCCGAGGTGGTCATCACCAAGGCCAACGTCCAAGCGCTACTGGCTGCCGCCAACCTGCTGGACATCATGGCAGTGCGGGAGGCCTGCTGCAGGTTCATGGAGCGGCAGATGGACGAGATGAACTGCGTGGGGATCCACTGCTTTGCAGAGGCGCACTCCTGCGGGGAGCTGGAGCACCGGAGCATGGAGTTCATCCTACAGCACTTCAGCACGGTATGCAAGCAGGAGGAGTTCTTGTCTCTGTGCGCGGATAAGCTGACCGAGATAATCGCCAGCGACGAGCTCAACGTGCCCAAGGAGGAGACGGTGTTCGAGGCCGTCCTCCTGTGGCTGCAGAAGAGCGCCGCCCGCAAGCATGTCTTTGAAAAG GTGTTGGAGCATATCCGCTTGCCTTTAATCAGCCCCTATTACATCCACGATGTCATTGAGTCGCAGTCCGTCATTCAGGAGTCCCTTCAGTGCCAAAGGCTCATCTCGGAGGCAAAGGATTACCTGCTGCTTCAGGATCGCCGAGGAGAGCTCTTCGGGCCTCGGACACGCCCCCGCAGGGCAACAG GAACTGCGGCAGTGATTGTCACTGTCGGGGGTGAAGATGATAAGGTTGTTCTGCGCAGTGTGGAGAGTTTTGACCCCATAACCACCCAGTGGAAGTCACTAGCATGCCTTCCCTTTGCAGTCAGTAAACATGGGCTTGTGGTTTCAG GGTCCACGCTGTACTTGGCTGGGGGGGAGTTTCCAGATGGCTCGGCCAGCAGGGAGATGTGGCGCTATGACCCCTGCTTTGACAGCTGGCTGGAGATGGCTCCCATGAACGTTGCACGCTCTGAGCTAG GGCTGGCAATGCTGGATGGGTTTGTGTTCGCTGTGGGTGGCTGGGAAGGCCATTCCAGGCTCGATTCTGTGGAGTGCTATAACCCCCACACCAACAGCTGGCAGTTCGTGGAGCCTATGAAGATGGCGGTGACGAGCCCGGCCGTGGTCGCACTGGACGGATTGTTATACGTAACAG GCGGTGCTGTTCTGGAAGACGGTGATGGAATGGATCTTGCACAAGTTTACAACCCCAAAGCCTGCATGTGGACTGAAGTGGCTCCCATGCAGATTGCACGATCAGGCTCCGCTGCCTGCATACTCAAGGGAAAGATTTACGTTATCg GTGGCTGGCACGCCTCAACAGAGAACACAGACAAGGTGGAGTGCTTCAACCCCAAGACGAACAAGTGGACGATGTGCGCCACCATGAAGGAACGTCGCTACCGGCCAGGCGTGGCTGTGGTGGATGGGAAAATCTACGTGCTGGGAGGGGAGGAAGGCTGGGACAG GTACCACGACACCATCGAGCGGTATTGCGACGAGACGGACAGCTGGGAGATCATCGGGGAGATGCCCACGAGCCGCAGCTGGCTGAGCTGTGTGTCGCTGCAGGTGAGGAAGGATTCCCGCAGCAGCCACCCGGGCACTGACCAGGAGTACCCCGTGGACTGA
- the LOC117431470 gene encoding NHP2-like protein 1 yields the protein MTDAEVNPKAYPLADATLTKTIMDLVQQASNYKQLRKGANEATKTLNRGIAEFIVMAADAEPLEIILHLPLLCEDKNVPYVFVRSKQALGRACGVSRPVIATSVTIKEGSQLKPQIQSVQLAIERLLV from the exons ATG ACTGATGCAGAAGTGAACCCCAAGGCTTACCCCCTGGCCGATGCTACGCTGACCAAAACCATAATGGACCTGGTCCAGCAAGCGTCCAACTACAAGCAGCTCAGGAAAGGTGCAAATGAAG CCACTAAGACACTCAACAGAGGAATTGCAGAGTTCATTGTGATGGCTGCTGATGCTGAGCCCCTGGAGATCATCCTGCACCTCCCGCTACTCTGTGAAGATAAGAACGTGCCCTACGTGTTCGTGCGCTCCAAGCAGGCTCTTGGGCGTGCGTGTGGGGTGTCCCGGCCTGTCATCGCTACGTCGGTCACCATTAAGGAGGGATCTCAGCTGAAGCCGCAGATTCAGTCCGTTCAGCTGGCTATTGAACGACTGctcgtctaa
- the si:ch211-256e16.3 gene encoding kelch-like protein diablo isoform X1 codes for MSLFHRSFAHPFQRKRGPGTWRHDCGFWNNVYKKIKKAITREKHQVTPLHYLDTTESALYKETADALDKCYGKMDPMAVAVSATTTIEPEEAGFPRGTLDSEDYVFVESRHCNKVLAGLNSLRLNNAFCDVILCCGGQEFPCHRIVLASFSSYFQAMFSTDLMESRQERVAINGVEPQMIGMLVSYAYTAEVVITKANVQALLAAANLLDIMAVREACCRFMERQMDEMNCVGIHCFAEAHSCGELEHRSMEFILQHFSTVCKQEEFLSLCADKLTEIIASDELNVPKEETVFEAVLLWLQKSAARKHVFEKVLEHIRLPLISPYYIHDVIESQSVIQESLQCQRLISEAKDYLLLQDRRGELFGPRTRPRRATGTAAVIVTVGGEDDKVVLRSVESFDPITTQWKSLACLPFAVSKHGLVVSGSTLYLAGGEFPDGSASREMWRYDPCFDSWLEMAPMNVARSELGLAMLDGFVFAVGGWEGHSRLDSVECYNPHTNSWQFVEPMKMAVTSPAVVALDGLLYVTGGAVLEDGDGMDLAQVYNPKACMWTEVAPMQIARSGSAACILKGKIYVIGGWHASTENTDKVECFNPKTNKWTMCATMKERRYRPGVAVVDGKIYVLGGEEGWDRYHDTIERYCDETDSWEIIGEMPTSRSWLSCVSLQVRKDSRSSHPGTDQEYPVD; via the exons ATGTCTCTCTTTCATCGCAGTTTTGCCCATCCATTTCAGAGAAAGAGGGGTCCTGGGACATGGCGTCATGATTGTGGATTCTGGAATAACGTTTACAAGAAAATTAAGAAGGCAATAACCAGAGAAAAACACCAGGTAACCCCGCTACATTATTTAGACACTACGGAGAGTGCACTTTACAAAGAG ACTGCAGATGCCTTAGACAAGTGCTATGGGAAGATGGATCCGATggctgttgctgtttctgctaCCACCACCATCGAGCCAGAAGAAGCAGGGTTCCCACGGGGCACCCTGGACAGTGAGGACTATGTGTTTGTGGAGTCGAGGCACTGCAACAAAGTGCTGGCGGGTCTGAACAGCCTGAGGCTGAACAATGCCTTCTGTGACGTGATCCTGTGCTGCGGGGGCCAGGAGTTCCCCTGCCACCGGATAGTGCTGGCCTCTTTCAGCTCCTACTTCCAGGCCATGTTCTCCACGGACCTCATGGAGTCCAGGCAGGAGAGGGTGGCCATCAACGGGGTGGAGCCCCAGATGATCGGCATGCTGGTGAGCTACGCCTACACTGCCGAGGTGGTCATCACCAAGGCCAACGTCCAAGCGCTACTGGCTGCCGCCAACCTGCTGGACATCATGGCAGTGCGGGAGGCCTGCTGCAGGTTCATGGAGCGGCAGATGGACGAGATGAACTGCGTGGGGATCCACTGCTTTGCAGAGGCGCACTCCTGCGGGGAGCTGGAGCACCGGAGCATGGAGTTCATCCTACAGCACTTCAGCACGGTATGCAAGCAGGAGGAGTTCTTGTCTCTGTGCGCGGATAAGCTGACCGAGATAATCGCCAGCGACGAGCTCAACGTGCCCAAGGAGGAGACGGTGTTCGAGGCCGTCCTCCTGTGGCTGCAGAAGAGCGCCGCCCGCAAGCATGTCTTTGAAAAG GTGTTGGAGCATATCCGCTTGCCTTTAATCAGCCCCTATTACATCCACGATGTCATTGAGTCGCAGTCCGTCATTCAGGAGTCCCTTCAGTGCCAAAGGCTCATCTCGGAGGCAAAGGATTACCTGCTGCTTCAGGATCGCCGAGGAGAGCTCTTCGGGCCTCGGACACGCCCCCGCAGGGCAACAG GAACTGCGGCAGTGATTGTCACTGTCGGGGGTGAAGATGATAAGGTTGTTCTGCGCAGTGTGGAGAGTTTTGACCCCATAACCACCCAGTGGAAGTCACTAGCATGCCTTCCCTTTGCAGTCAGTAAACATGGGCTTGTGGTTTCAG GGTCCACGCTGTACTTGGCTGGGGGGGAGTTTCCAGATGGCTCGGCCAGCAGGGAGATGTGGCGCTATGACCCCTGCTTTGACAGCTGGCTGGAGATGGCTCCCATGAACGTTGCACGCTCTGAGCTAG GGCTGGCAATGCTGGATGGGTTTGTGTTCGCTGTGGGTGGCTGGGAAGGCCATTCCAGGCTCGATTCTGTGGAGTGCTATAACCCCCACACCAACAGCTGGCAGTTCGTGGAGCCTATGAAGATGGCGGTGACGAGCCCGGCCGTGGTCGCACTGGACGGATTGTTATACGTAACAG GCGGTGCTGTTCTGGAAGACGGTGATGGAATGGATCTTGCACAAGTTTACAACCCCAAAGCCTGCATGTGGACTGAAGTGGCTCCCATGCAGATTGCACGATCAGGCTCCGCTGCCTGCATACTCAAGGGAAAGATTTACGTTATCg GTGGCTGGCACGCCTCAACAGAGAACACAGACAAGGTGGAGTGCTTCAACCCCAAGACGAACAAGTGGACGATGTGCGCCACCATGAAGGAACGTCGCTACCGGCCAGGCGTGGCTGTGGTGGATGGGAAAATCTACGTGCTGGGAGGGGAGGAAGGCTGGGACAG GTACCACGACACCATCGAGCGGTATTGCGACGAGACGGACAGCTGGGAGATCATCGGGGAGATGCCCACGAGCCGCAGCTGGCTGAGCTGTGTGTCGCTGCAGGTGAGGAAGGATTCCCGCAGCAGCCACCCGGGCACTGACCAGGAGTACCCCGTGGACTGA